The window GGGATCGGCTGCTCGGTCCTGCCGATGCGGCTTGGTGTGCCGCCCGAAATCACCGTGGTCGATCTGGCGCCGCCTTCGCCCGGTGCCGACGAAGAGGCCGCCGAAGCCCGAGAGCGCTTTGACGATCTGCGCGATCAGGGCAAGATGGAGACCGGCCCCGAAAACTGACACGCCGCTCACGACAGCTTGCCATTGGCAAAACCGGCCATCACCGTGTAAGAGCATTTCCGCTAGGCAAATGACGGAAATGCGGCGATGGCCAATGAAAATGACAGCTTTATCGACGAAGTGACCGAGGATCTTCGCCGCGACCGGCTCTTTGGCCTGTTCCGCCGCTATGGCTGGATCGCGATTGCGCTGATTCTGGCCATCGTGATCGGCGCGGCATGGCGCGAATACAGCATCGCACAAGCCAACAGCGCCGCGCAGGAGTTCGGTGATTCCATCGTCGCCGCCGAAGCGGCAGGCGATCCTGCTGCGGCTCTGGGCCAGATCGAGGGATCAACCGCCAGCCAGGACGCGCTGGCGAGCCTGTTGCAGGCCAATGCGCTGGCCGCCGCCGATCAGGGCGATCAGGCGGGCGAACAGCTGGACGTGGCGGCAGCGGCACTTGGCGATGACGATACCGTCCTGCGCGACCTTGCACGGCTCAAGCAGGTGATGGTGCTGGGCCCCGATATGGACCCGATGCAGCGCGACCAGATCCTGACACCGCTGGCCCAACCGGGCGCGCCGTTCGAGCTGCTGGCACTGGAACAACAGGCCGTGGCGCTGGTCGGCGCGGGCCGCAACGAGGACGCCGTGGCGCTGATCCGGCAGATCCAGCAAAAGGATGGGCTGAGCGAAGGCTTGCGTCGCCGCCTGTCCGAGATGATGATCGCCATGGGTGTCGAGCCCGAACCGACAGACACGACCCCCGCCACCAACTGATCGCAAGACAGGGCGGGCCGGGGGTCCAATAGAATAGCCAGACCGGCACTGATGATCCGGCTGATCAGGGAAAGAGGGAAGTCCAGGATGACCACCACGACGCGCAAACCCAAGGTCGGCGTTCTTACCCTGTCACTGGCCGCGACGCTGCTGCTCTCTGCCTGCATCGAGCGGGAATATATCCTGCCCGGTCAGCGGCTGGACCCGATGGCCGTAAATTCCCCCGATGGTCCCGCCGTGGTCACGCCCGCGCGCGTGGCGGCCACCGCCATCGCCTTGCCGCCCATGCGCGGCAATGCCGATTGGACGCACCGCGCCGGCAATGCCGAACAGATGCCCGGCCATGTCGCCCTGGGCGCCGGCACCAGCCGCATCTGGAGCGCGGATATCGGCCAGGGCGATGATCGCCGGCACCGGATCACCGCAGACCCGATCGTCGCCGCAGGCATGGTCTTTACGCTGGACAGCCGCGCCCGCGTCACCGCGACCTCGGTCGCCGGTGGCCGCGTCTGGTCAACCGATGTCAAACCCACGACCGAAACCGGCGACAGCGCCTCGGGCGGTGGCGTCTCGTACGAGGCCGGGCGCGTCTTTATCACCACCGGCTACGGCGAACTGGTCGCGCTGGACGCACGCACCGGCGGGCTGCTGTGGCGTCAGCGGGTGAATGCCTCTATCGGCGGCGGACCTGCCGTGCAGAACGGCGTGGTCTATGTGGCCGCCCGCAATTCGACCGGCTATGCCGTGCGCGCCGAGGATGGCAGGGTGCTGTGGGAAACCTCGGGCAACACCTCGTCATCCAGCGTCATGGGCGTGGCCTCGCCCGCCGTTTCCGGCAATACCGTCGTCTTTCCGTTCCCC is drawn from Paracoccus tegillarcae and contains these coding sequences:
- a CDS encoding PQQ-binding-like beta-propeller repeat protein; the encoded protein is MTTTTRKPKVGVLTLSLAATLLLSACIEREYILPGQRLDPMAVNSPDGPAVVTPARVAATAIALPPMRGNADWTHRAGNAEQMPGHVALGAGTSRIWSADIGQGDDRRHRITADPIVAAGMVFTLDSRARVTATSVAGGRVWSTDVKPTTETGDSASGGGVSYEAGRVFITTGYGELVALDARTGGLLWRQRVNASIGGGPAVQNGVVYVAARNSTGYAVRAEDGRVLWETSGNTSSSSVMGVASPAVSGNTVVFPFPSGQLLAADTQSGLSNWTAQVAGIRVGRAIANVRDVTGDPVIAGGTVYAGTSSGRISAIDTATGIENWSAREGANSPVVPVGGSVFAVNDASSLVRIDAATGGEIWKVDLPYYTDSRVKRQETVHAHYGPILAGGRLVVASSDGLLRMFNPSTGALVGQAQIPGGAAAAPVVAGQTLYVVSRSGQLHAFR
- a CDS encoding tetratricopeptide repeat protein; translation: MANENDSFIDEVTEDLRRDRLFGLFRRYGWIAIALILAIVIGAAWREYSIAQANSAAQEFGDSIVAAEAAGDPAAALGQIEGSTASQDALASLLQANALAAADQGDQAGEQLDVAAAALGDDDTVLRDLARLKQVMVLGPDMDPMQRDQILTPLAQPGAPFELLALEQQAVALVGAGRNEDAVALIRQIQQKDGLSEGLRRRLSEMMIAMGVEPEPTDTTPATN